Proteins found in one Plasmodium malariae genome assembly, chromosome: 13 genomic segment:
- the PmUG01_13035600 gene encoding conserved Plasmodium protein, unknown function, with translation KGSDTVDISDLLDSGIADKSVIINIKEKLGDSPWNIQNLIDLGLNIIQKDNNKNDNDDNEDKDNNANNDNNDNNDNNDNNDNNDNNDNNDNNDNNDNELEQKHDSSDNIISESEEACEEACEEACEDAYGSEQKATGENPSEDDEFYNKKIKFNTCESIEETLKVMIQGNFISLHPIVKEFVLLLSFLFSCIRAECSKNGDENTHSYNNGYDIGSGDIGGEDVDGDGTDDSDKSKRTFFRKRAIKQHTVAGDTNDTNLCTSQNKKKKFKIKFMNMHSENDSTFYTNLSSKEEDNILNKDASDSIFTKYFYKKSRKNNCICELSSDNIFGSKCRERDLTGCNTHTSYNRNYYEKYRQSYDKPYLEAHCKPFKTKPDRYLHQCCFNESMLRTGATSILFKLSKKDKQEYNIEDIEQALNQENISKVCESIYKHLHKIRKMKNSQLIKKSINLIMILLYLTYIYFGLYFLKTKNIYMKLHNLYKQFIEYKNKNDNIKNKLKKKMEEYLEELKINEQYIEECEKYKGGYTELKKENEKLKNCNNVIQRLKKKITLMENEKIMIIKKKEELEFIIKQKNILIESKNKIKDSETEIKRNHFKKTKLVQKKDCTISNTFKNTITTSTCRNFINHKRGHSSEEKSTMLMGKCMENSYLHVMNTHNTGGSTYYKETQVGRRISVASKAVQAVEPTSLGLHPLGKVEAEGVSNTGKGDTEGENNTKGKAEYGQTRVSKKGREGSIPIGGKSNPKENMTKCKNDDSKKSCIYKNGTGVYTCRGNPLLNMPSGEEAHGRSILRYNDNYFMLSSRYERENWSERLTESRFKKCYLHYEAANMEGANEYIYNEIINMNRRIFIEDIFHYLISDSHIFKEFVFDRMFIYESFNFNFKENRTNGYSILNDNTLWNSIYYFVNLLVRLSRTFCNIKSITYSSKEFISSDFKHLDEFFHSIIFKEQYLTQGGDDYPCSSVKYMRLMRHIFHLICERNTYLLDLNRMDENFDKGTDKEQISATFLVNDEIDPLPSNTTPFFSSYIFNRNYGGSRGRSLYMVDGVDMVDGVDMVDGVDMVDGVDMVDGVDMVDGVDMVDGVDMVDGGDMVDGGDMVDGGDMVDGGNYHHDDGYYCCYNKDRGIHDELIHRGRSQVDMILKKKKKKNCIGIFLPLLNKQYFLRTYSMKEEEKNAKILYNKMDQTCKNLDHIGSKNTNNNNYSFLCTQIQHPNTIVNTIDYKNIKSIAKEMHQCNMKRYNHTQMHSRKCVLTRSASDGCLYSSITRKRRSAHTRNAAYMLHELRASPIPRNSDYVQSHREHLINISFLKPPFYKNFSNAKFTNFYINANSQVIYASNLFECEKGYFYLRKHISPIVACSSWASPSSINSKANMSFHGEIFQHVRHKHKWYEHARKKTKTNSTIQSAINTVKSKVQGKPKEGRDKLLPYQSYLLHLPEQSNNKNLFLKRERINDQKKKNANKRLRTLTDIIVHGRGKYLTNKKKHTRWKGLKKNLHSRREERIQIHADSDMAEKRRRRYIIRKQICQKNVQQVKGYVLCSSKQNGRRDRKDGKGELKEKVNLKNKLTMVNMFNFNRALHLSLFIKLIKRTSHIYKEVFLTNIQDGRFLSSDDNIIVIRYSSLKKKKYSNDFHDEINPFIRRIYFTPTLHNCLFFPFCSTFSRIYRAFSLLKRKKEHFKRKSCPYIVCPNASGISLLKWSDVKRKKNKKKYKNRRAVVNTNYGTVKKEEAKEREKEWQQNKKHLHKYVNTNYSYHLAITKSLRILALSIFVLFLFLVDAYMLNSYIFSSLFYFLCFLLFLFMSLFRTMLYIIITPLNKKIITQEVLDFFSIHLVQMINYLRLCLYRDGTYIEYT, from the exons aaaggATCGGATACGGTAGACATAAGTGATTTGCTCGATTCag GAATTGCTGACAAATctgtaattataaatataaaggagAAGCTAGGGGATAGTCCGTGGAACATACAGAATTTAATAGAc TTAGGCTTAAACATAATTCAAAAAGACAACAACAAAAACGATAATGACGATAATGAAGATAAAGACAACAACGCCAACAACGATAACAACGACAACAACGATAACAACGACAACAACGATAACAACGACAACAACGATAACAACGACAACAACGATAACAACGATAACGAACTAGAGCAGAAACATGACAGCAGTGACAACATCATATCCGAAAGTGAGGAAGCATGTGAGGAAGCATGTGAGGAAGCATGTGAGGACGCATATGGTAGTGAACAGAAAGCTACAGGGGAAAATCCAAGCGAAGATGACGaattttacaataaaaaaataaaatttaatacttGTGAAAGTATAGAAGAAACACTCAAGGTCATGATACAGGGAAATTTCATTAGTTTACACCCTATTGTTAAGGAATTTGTCTTGTTATTATCCTTTCTATTTAGCTGTATAAGGGCGGAATGCAGCAAAAATGGGGACGAAAATACACACAGTTATAACAATGGCTATGATATTGGAAGTGGTGATATTGGGGGTGAGGACGTTGATGGCGATGGAACTGATGATAGtgataaaagtaaaagaacATTTTTTCGGAAAAGGGCAATCAAGCAGCACACAGTGGCGGGAGACACAAATGACACAAATTTATGCACAAgtcagaataaaaaaaaaaaattcaaaataaaatttatgaacatGCACAGTGAAAATGATAGTACcttttatacaaatttaagttcaaaagaagaagataatatattaaataaagatgCTTCAGATAGCATTTTTACCAagtacttttataaaaagtcCAGAAAGAATAATTGCATATGTGAATTGAGCAGTGACAATATTTTTGGCTCAAAGTGCAGGGAAAGGGACCTCACAGGGTGTAATACGCACACCAGCTACAACAGAAactattatgaaaaatacagACAGTCGTACGACAAACCATACCTCGAAGCGCACTGTAAACCATTTAAGACCAAACCGGATAGATACCTCCACCAGTGCTGCTTTAACGAGAGCATGCTGAGGACTGGTGCCACATCCATCCTTTTCAAGTTAAGTAAAAAGGACAAACAAGAATATAACATAGAGGATATTGAGCAGGCGCTAAATCAAGAGAATATAAGCAAAGTTTGTGAGAGCATTTACAAACACCTGcacaaaataagaaaaatgaaaaatagtcagttaataaaaaaaagcataaatcTTATAATGATACTGCTATACctgacatatatatatttcggTTTATATTTCCTCAAAACgaagaatatatacatgaagtTACACAATTTGTATAAACAGTTCATTGAATATAAGAACAagaatgataatataaaaaataaattaaaaaaaaaaatggaagaatatttagaagaattaaaaattaacgaACAGTACATAGAAGAATGTGAGAAATACAAAGGTGGATACACagaattgaaaaaagaaaatgaaaaactaaaaaattgtaataatgttattcaaagattaaaaaaaaagattactttaatggaaaatgaaaaaattatgatcatcaaaaaaaaagaagaattagaattcattattaaacaaaaaaatatattaatagagagtaaaaataaaataaaagacagtgaaacagaaataaaaagaaatcattttaaaaagacAAAGTTAGTCCAAAAGAAGGATTGCACTATATCGAATACCTTTAAAAATACTATCACTACCAGTACATGTAGAAACTTCATTAATCATAAGAGAGGGCACTCATCAGAAGAAAAAAGCACAATGCTAATGGGGAAATGCATGGAAAATAGTTATCTACACGTAATGAATACCCACAACACGGGTGGAAGTACATACTACAAGGAAACGCAGGTTGGGAGAAGGATCTCTGTAGCAAGCAAGGCTGTTCAGGCGGTAGAACCAACTTCGTTAGGGTTACATCCACTGGGGAAGGTAGAAGCAGAAGGAGTAAGTAACACGGGTAAGGGAGACACAGAAGGAGAAAACAACACAAAAGGTAAAGCAGAGTACGGGCAAACGAGGGTGAGCAAGAAGGGGAGGGAGGGATCTATCCCCATAGGAGGGAAGAGCAATCCAAAGGAAAATATgacaaaatgtaaaaatgacgattcaaaaaaatcatgtatatataagaatgGAACAGGTGTATATACCTGTAGGGGTAATCCTTTGTTAAATATGCCATCAGGTGAAGAAGCACATGGTAGAAGTATTTTAAgatataatgataattattttatgttgtCCTCTAGATATGAAAGGGAAAATTGGTCAGAAAGATTAACTGAGAGTAGATTTAAAAAGTGCTATCTTCATTATGAAGCAGCAAATATGGAAGGAgcaaatgaatatatttataatgaaataataaatatgaataggAGAATATTCATTGAGGATATATTTCATTACTTAATAAGTGATTCTcacatttttaaagaatttgTATTCGACAGAATGTTCATTTATgaaagttttaattttaattttaaagagAATCGAACTAATGGGTATagtattttaaatgataacaCCCTATGGAACAGCATTtactattttgttaatttactTGTTCGTCTTTCTCGTACATTTTGTAATATCAAAAGTATTACATACTCGAGTAAGGAATTTATTAGTAGTGATTTCAAACATTTGGACGAGTTTTTTcattccattatttttaaggAGCAATATTTGACCCAAGGAGGGGATGATTATCCCTGTTCTTCGGTGAAATATATGAGACTGATGAGACACATCTTTCATTTAATATGCGAAAGGAATACCTATTTATTAGACTTGAACAGAATGGATGAAAACTTTGATAAAGGTACTGACAAAGAACAGATCAGTGCAACGTTTTTAGTAAATGATGAAATAGATCCATTACCATCCAACAcaactccttttttttcttcatatatttttaatcgCAATTATGGTGGAAGTAGGGGTAGAAGCCTTTATATGGTTGATGGCGTTGATATGGTTGATGGCGTTGATATGGTTGATGGCGTTGATATGGTTGATGGCGTTGATATGGTTGATGGCGTTGATATGGTTGATGGCGTTGATATGGTTGATGGCGTTGATATGGTTGATGGTGGTGATATGGTTGATGGTGGTGATATGGTTGATGGTGGTGATATGGTTGATGGTGGCAATTACCATCATGATGATGGCTATTATTGCTGTTATAACAAGGATAGAGGCATCCATGATGAGTTAATTCACAGAGGGAGATCACAAGTAGAcatgattttaaaaaaaaaaaaaaaaaaaaattgtattggTATCTTCCTTCCTCTACTTaataaacaatattttttgcgTACTTATAGTAtgaaagaagaagaaaagaacGCTAAAATTTTGTACAATAAAATGGATCAGACATGTAAGAACCTCGACCACATAGGATCAAAAAACACAAACAATAACAACTACTCCTTTTTGTGCACACAGATACAACATCCTAACACCATTGTCAATACAATtgattacaaaaatattaaatcaaTTGCCAAAGAAATGCATCAATGTAACATGAAGAGATACAACCATACTCAAATGCACTCTAGGAAATGTGTTCTCACACGTTCTGCAAGTGATGGCTGTCTTTACAGTAGCATTACACGTAAAAGGCGCTCTGCACATACACGAAATGCTGCTTATATGTTACATGAATTGCGCGCATCGCCTATTCCGCGCAACTCTGACTACGTACAGTCACACAGAGAACACCTAATCaacatttcctttttaaaacCCCCCTTTTACAAAAACTTTTCAAATGCCAAGTTTACAAACTTTTACATCAACGCGAACAGTCAAGTTATATATGCTTCTAATCTGTTTGAGTGTGAAAAAGGTTATTTCTATTTACGTAAACATATCAGTCCAATTGTGGCCTGTTCAAGTTGGGCAAGTCCAAGTAGCATCAATTCAAAAGCCAACATGAGTTTCCACGGGGAAATCTTTCAACATGTGAGACACAAACACAAATGGTATGAACACGCAAGgaagaaaacaaaaacaaatagCACCATACAAAGCGCAATAAACACTGTAAAGTCAAAAGTACAGGGAAAACCAAAAGAAGGAAGGGATAAATTGCTACCTTATCAGAGTTATCTGCTCCATTTGCCTGAACAaagcaataataaaaatctCTTCCTAAAAAGAGAGCGTATAAATGatcagaaaaagaaaaatgctAACAAGCGTTTACGTACATTAACAGATATCATAGTGCACGGAAGAGGTAAATATTTAACTAACAAGAAAAAACACACAAGATGGAAAGGATTAAAAAAGAACCTCCATTCTAGAAGGGAAGAAAGGATACAAATACATGCAGATAGTGATATGGCAGAGAAGAGAAGACGTAGATATATTATAAGGAAGCAGATTTGTCAAAAGAATGTACAACAGGTTAAAGGATATGTGTTATGTTCAAGTAAGCAAAACGGGAGAAGAGATCGAAAAGATGGAAAAGgagaattaaaagaaaaggtAAACCTTAAGAACAAATTAACTATGGTCAATATGTTCAACTTCAACAGAGCATTACACCTGTCCCTGTTCATTAAATTGATAAAAAGAACtagtcatatatataaggaagTGTTTCTAACGAATATACAAGATGGTAGGTTTTTATCTAGtgatgataatattatagtCATAAGGTATTCTagtcttaaaaaaaaaaaatatagcaatGATTTTCACGATGAAATTAATCCATTTATAAGGAGGATATACTTTACCCCTACGTTACACAATTGCCTCTTCTTCCCATTTTGTTCTACTTTCTCACGTATTTATAGAGCCTTTAGTTTGctaaaaagaaagaaagagcATTTTAAAAGGAAGAGTTGTCCTTATATCGTATGTCCTAACGCATCTGGTATTTCTTTGCTCAAGTGGAGTGATgtcaaaaggaaaaagaacaaaaaaaaatataaaaatcgACGTGCAGTAGTGAATACCAACTACGGTACCgttaaaaaggaagaagCAAAAGAAAGGGAGAAAGAGTGGCAGCAAAACAAAAAGCATCTTCATAAATATGTCAACACAAATTACTCATACCACTTAGCAATAACAAAATCCTTACGCATTTTGGCCTTATCGATATTCgttctttttctcttcttgGTAGATGCTTATATGCTAaacagttatatattttcttctctcttttatttcttatgtTTCTTGCTGTTCCTTTTTATGTCATTATTTAGAAccatgttatatataatcatcactcctttaaataaaaaaattataacacaAGAAGTTTTAGactttttttccattcatcTTGTTCAAATGATCAATTACTTACGCCTGTGTCTGTATCGGGATGGTACTTACATAGAATACACATAA